TGAGAAAAGTCCTCGAGCCTTCCAGCTTCCCCCTCGCTTAACCAAGCGCGCACCCGCGCGCTTGTCGGGCCGAGGGGTTCGCCCCTTGTTGCGACCTTGCGTGTATAATGTCGGCCCAGGCACGATGTCCAACGCCCTCAATATCCTCCTGAGCGGTGTCTTTCACGCGGCGATCCTCTTCCTGGTGGCCGCGGGCCTCCAGCTCGTCTTCGGGGTCCAGCGGATCTTCAACCTGGCCTGCGGGAGCTTCTACGCCCTCGGCGCGTACGTCGGGGTGTCCGCGGCCAGGGCCGCGGTCGCGGCCGGCGTCCCGCAGGAGCTGTTCATCCTGGCGCTCGTCCTCGCCGGCCTTGCCCTGGCGGTCGTCGGCCCGCTGGTCGAGTGGCTCCTCAGGTTCGTCTACGAGCGGGACGAGACCTTCCAGCTCCTCCTGACGTTCGCCATCGTGCTGATGTTCGAAGACATCATGCGGATGATCTGGGGCACCTCTCCGTTCTCCACGGGCGGGCTCTACCTGGTGTACGGCCGGGTGACGGTCCTGGGCGTCACCGTGCCCGTCTACAACCTCATCGTGATCGCGGCGAGCCTCCTCATCGCGCTCCTCATGGGCTACGTGCTGGTCCGGACGCGCTTTGGGCGGATCGTCCGCGCCACGGCGGAGAACCGGGAGATGAGCGAGGCGCTGGGCGTGAACATGCGGGCCATATACGTGAAGGTCTTCACGCTGGGAACGGTGCTGGGCACACTGGGCGGCGCCCTGGTCATCCCGGCGACTGCCGCCATGAGCGAGATGGGGATCGAACTGATTGTGGAAGCCTTTGCCGTGGTCGTCATCGGCGGGCTCGGCAGCATGCGGGGGGCCTTCGTGGGCGCACTGGTGGTGGGCGTGCTGAGAGCTGTCGCGATCTCGACCTACCCCGAGCTGGAGATGCTCCTGATCTACCTCATCGTGATCGGCGTGCTGGTGCTCCGGCCCAGGGGCCTCTTCGGGGGGGTCGCCGCGTGAAAGGCCGGCTGGCGCTGGCGGCGCTCGCCCTCGCCGTGCTCGCCGTCCCGCACGTGAGCGGCCAGTACTACCCGACGCTGATGCTCACCTTCTTCGCGTACGCCATCGTCCTCCTGGGCCTGAACCTCCTGTTCGGCTACGCCGGCCTCCTCTCCTTCGGTCACGCCCTCTTCATCGGCCTGGGTGCCTACACGGCGGCGTTCCTCACCACCAGGTTCGGCGTGTGGCACATGGAGGCGATCCTGCTGGTCGCCATAGCGGTGGCCGTCCTGGTGGCTGCGCCGGTCGGGGCGCTGTGCGTGCGCTACGTGAAGATCTATTTCGGCATGCTCACCCTGGCCTTCGGCATGTTGTTCTACTCGTTTCTGCTGAAGTTCTACCACCTCACGGGCGGCGACGAAGGGATGCGGGTCCTGCGCCCGTACCTGCTCGGCTTCGACCTCTCCGAGACACCGAAGATCCAGTTTCTGATCGGGCCGTACTACTACTATTCGCTCACGATCCTGGCGGTCGCCACGCTCGTCATGTGGCGGATCGTCAGGTCGCCGTTCGGGCTCTGCCTCAAGTCCGTCCGCGAAAATCCGGTCAAGGCGGAGTCCCTGGGGATCA
The genomic region above belongs to Candidatus Rokuibacteriota bacterium and contains:
- a CDS encoding branched-chain amino acid ABC transporter permease → MSNALNILLSGVFHAAILFLVAAGLQLVFGVQRIFNLACGSFYALGAYVGVSAARAAVAAGVPQELFILALVLAGLALAVVGPLVEWLLRFVYERDETFQLLLTFAIVLMFEDIMRMIWGTSPFSTGGLYLVYGRVTVLGVTVPVYNLIVIAASLLIALLMGYVLVRTRFGRIVRATAENREMSEALGVNMRAIYVKVFTLGTVLGTLGGALVIPATAAMSEMGIELIVEAFAVVVIGGLGSMRGAFVGALVVGVLRAVAISTYPELEMLLIYLIVIGVLVLRPRGLFGGVAA
- a CDS encoding branched-chain amino acid ABC transporter permease, whose amino-acid sequence is MLTFFAYAIVLLGLNLLFGYAGLLSFGHALFIGLGAYTAAFLTTRFGVWHMEAILLVAIAVAVLVAAPVGALCVRYVKIYFGMLTLAFGMLFYSFLLKFYHLTGGDEGMRVLRPYLLGFDLSETPKIQFLIGPYYYYSLTILAVATLVMWRIVRSPFGLCLKSVRENPVKAESLGISVTRCRWYAFLISAAYASVGGALLGPTIGQVDPGLVYWTQSGNLVFMALLGGFAHFFGPMLGAFVFIFLQDAIMTVVPYWRLIFGIILAGLVIFAPGGLMGLIGGRARLWGEKAIGAGTR